TTACGGCAAAGATTCATAAAACGAGGCAAACTGAAAAAAGTATCTTTTATCATCGTCTTTTATTTTTGAGTGTGAAACAATCGGGCTATCTCTTCAGGAGCCGCCAGCGTAGCATTAAAAAGAAGTTCCAGGTTTAATTCCGATTCTTCCTGTTCTTCGTTAGGAAGTATCAGGTAATTTCCCTGGATAGTAGGGATTGCGAAAAGAGCACTTTTCGCCAATTCCCGATCGTCACTCTCCACAAAGAAAAGCTTGTCGCAAATATTACTTGTAGATTCATCCAGCAATACACAGCTGTCGTCCATAATCAATACATGATCGAGCACCTTATCGATGTCACGAACCTGATGCGTAGAAATTACAATCGTCTTATCATCCGACATACCCGATGCGATAAACTTACGGAACTGACTTTTGCCGGGAATGTCCAATCCGTTGGTCGGCTCGTCCATCAACAAAAGAGAAGTGTTTGTAGCAAGCGCAAAGCTCATGAATACTTTCTTTTTCTGTCCCATAGAAAGTGATCCGAGATCAATATCTATATCCATCTCAAAATAATGGAGATATTTAATCATCTCTTCCTTGCTGAAACGGGGATAAAAAGGACTGTTCAACTCCACATAGCTGACCAAAGAGACTGAAGGTAATTCAAACTCTTCGGGGACTAAAAACATATCCTGTAAAGTAATCGGTAAC
The Bacteroides luhongzhouii DNA segment above includes these coding regions:
- a CDS encoding ATP-binding cassette domain-containing protein gives rise to the protein MITVENLSFTYRKSKRAVLHDFSLSFESGRVYGLLGKNGAGKSTLLYLMSGLLTPKNGKVVFHDTDVRRRLPITLQDMFLVPEEFELPSVSLVSYVELNSPFYPRFSKEEMIKYLHYFEMDIDIDLGSLSMGQKKKVFMSFALATNTSLLLMDEPTNGLDIPGKSQFRKFIASGMSDDKTIVISTHQVRDIDKVLDHVLIMDDSCVLLDESTSNICDKLFFVESDDRELAKSALFAIPTIQGNYLILPNEEQEESELNLELLFNATLAAPEEIARLFHTQK